A section of the Paenibacillus aurantius genome encodes:
- a CDS encoding ABC transporter ATP-binding protein, which produces MNVFRQLKEFYWSERKLLFSSIFCLMCATALGLVYPNLLRYLIDDVIKPRQFQTVPTLALLVVGVVTLKGFLQFIHGFLGGRLGNRVAFNLRNALYEKLQFLSFQYYDKARTGDLMSRLTADLEAIRQFIGFGFAQIVNVVLMLVFGCGMMFAINWKLTLLTMVTMPFLAFTAVKFESKIHPAFRSIRQSMSSMTTAVQENITGVRTVKSFAREPHEVEKFSIRSEEYKTNNITTSYIWAKYFPAMELFANLSVVVLLGTGGYMVIKESMTTGELVAFFSLIWYIIGPMWGIGFHINNFTQSKASGERILEILHQYVHVKNKENALELKSESVKGHVKFNNVTFHYPDKPAAITNLNLDAPAGTVIGLLGGTGAGKSTVIQLLMRAYNVREGSITLDGVNINDITLDSLRKQIAVVFQETFLFSSSIRNNISYGNRDVSMEDIIKAAKLAKAHDFIMELPLGYDTIVGERGMGLSGGQKQRIAIARALLKDPKILILDDATSAVDMETEHEIQAGFRELMAGRTVFIIAHRISSLRHADEILVLDEGKVVQRGSHEELLGQPGPYRETFDIQYADKPEPKAAPQAERRMAN; this is translated from the coding sequence ATGAATGTATTTAGGCAGCTGAAGGAGTTTTATTGGTCGGAACGAAAGTTGTTATTTTCATCTATTTTTTGTTTAATGTGCGCTACGGCATTAGGCTTGGTTTATCCTAACCTTTTGCGCTATCTCATTGATGATGTCATCAAGCCGAGACAATTTCAGACGGTCCCTACGTTAGCCTTGTTAGTCGTCGGAGTGGTGACGCTAAAAGGCTTTTTACAATTTATCCACGGTTTTCTTGGGGGAAGGCTCGGAAACCGGGTCGCTTTCAACCTGAGAAATGCGCTGTACGAGAAGCTTCAGTTTCTGTCCTTCCAGTATTATGACAAAGCGAGAACCGGGGACCTGATGTCCCGTTTAACCGCCGACCTGGAAGCGATCCGCCAGTTTATCGGCTTCGGCTTCGCCCAAATCGTCAATGTGGTGCTAATGCTGGTCTTCGGCTGCGGCATGATGTTCGCGATCAACTGGAAGCTGACGCTGCTTACGATGGTCACTATGCCTTTCTTAGCCTTCACCGCCGTTAAATTCGAGAGCAAGATTCATCCCGCTTTCCGGAGCATCCGGCAGTCCATGAGCAGCATGACCACCGCGGTGCAGGAGAACATCACGGGTGTCCGTACAGTCAAATCCTTTGCCCGGGAGCCTCATGAGGTAGAGAAGTTCTCGATCCGCAGCGAAGAGTACAAGACGAACAATATCACGACGTCTTATATATGGGCCAAGTATTTTCCCGCTATGGAGCTGTTTGCGAATTTAAGTGTCGTCGTTCTGCTCGGAACCGGCGGCTATATGGTTATCAAGGAAAGCATGACCACCGGTGAACTGGTCGCGTTCTTCAGCTTGATCTGGTATATCATCGGCCCCATGTGGGGAATCGGCTTTCATATTAACAATTTCACCCAATCCAAAGCATCCGGTGAACGGATTCTGGAGATTCTTCACCAGTACGTTCATGTTAAGAACAAAGAGAACGCTCTGGAACTCAAGAGCGAGTCGGTAAAAGGACATGTGAAGTTCAACAACGTGACCTTCCATTATCCCGATAAGCCGGCTGCCATTACCAATCTGAACCTTGATGCTCCTGCCGGAACGGTGATCGGATTGCTCGGAGGCACGGGGGCCGGCAAGTCGACGGTCATCCAGCTTCTGATGAGGGCTTACAATGTCCGGGAAGGAAGCATCACGCTCGACGGGGTCAACATCAATGATATTACCTTGGACAGTCTGCGGAAGCAAATCGCGGTCGTGTTCCAGGAAACGTTCCTGTTCTCTTCCTCCATCCGCAACAATATCTCCTACGGCAACCGCGATGTGTCTATGGAGGATATTATCAAGGCGGCAAAGCTGGCCAAAGCTCATGATTTCATTATGGAGCTCCCCTTGGGCTATGACACGATCGTAGGGGAGAGGGGAATGGGCCTGTCGGGCGGCCAGAAGCAGAGGATTGCCATTGCCCGCGCCCTGCTGAAGGATCCGAAAATCCTCATCCTCGATGACGCGACAAGCGCCGTCGATATGGAAACCGAGCACGAAATCCAAGCCGGCTTCCGGGAATTGATGGCGGGCCGGACAGTATTCATTATTGCTCACCGGATTTCCTCGCTGCGTCACGCCGATGAGATCCTTGTTCTCGACGAAGGAAAAGTCGTTCAGCGGGGATCCCACGAGGAGCTGCTGGGCCAGCCGGGCCCTTACCGGGAAACCTTCGATATCCAATACGCCGATAAACCGGAGCCCAAAGCGGCTCCCCAAGCCGAACGGAGGATGGCCAATTGA
- a CDS encoding ABC transporter ATP-binding protein, producing MSTANKPNQKGTAEESKETKQERFVYQDDDAIEKPFNWSQIRRLGTYMKPYSKQMLPIILLSMLLVTMTKLAIPMLISFAIDHALEDKNLKLLYIFVGSMAAAYLIQWLAGNYRIRYTNMIGQRVIYDLRHDLFSHIQRLSFRFFDKRPAGSVLVRITNDVNSLQDLFTNGVVNVLIDCVQLLGIIVILLTFNVKLGLAIMLTVPLMFMVSTTLRKRIRLAWQDVRMKNSRINAHLNESIQGMRVTQAYTQEKENMKFFSNMNGVNRVAWNKASALNQSFGPIIEVTGAIGYCILFWYGAKLVQNGEVSIGVLVGFATYIGHFWEPINRLGQMYSQLLIAMASSERIFEFIDEEPTVAEKGNAPALPSIQGHIQFDHVVFEYEPGRPALHRFNLKVHAGQSIALVGHTGSGKSTIINLLCRFYDPVEGRVLIDGHDIRDVTIQSLRSQVGIVLQDTFIFSGTIRDNIRFGRLEATDAEVEAAAKAVHAHDFIVSLPNGYDTEVQERGNILSMGQRQLLSFARALLADPRVLILDEATASIDTETELKIQEALKTLLHGRTSFIIAHRLSTIRHADNIVVLDHGKMMESGSHEDLMHKQGIYYGLIQAQYRFLSEAAGQ from the coding sequence TTGAGTACCGCGAACAAGCCTAACCAGAAGGGAACCGCAGAAGAGAGCAAGGAAACCAAGCAAGAGCGGTTCGTATATCAGGACGACGACGCCATCGAAAAGCCCTTTAACTGGAGCCAAATCCGGCGGCTCGGCACTTACATGAAGCCGTACAGCAAGCAGATGCTTCCGATTATCCTGCTCAGCATGCTGCTTGTGACCATGACGAAGCTGGCCATTCCCATGCTGATTTCCTTTGCCATCGACCATGCCTTAGAAGATAAAAACCTGAAGCTGCTCTATATCTTCGTCGGTAGCATGGCGGCCGCTTACCTCATTCAGTGGCTGGCGGGCAATTACCGGATCCGGTATACTAACATGATCGGACAGCGGGTCATTTACGACCTTCGGCATGATTTGTTCAGCCATATCCAGCGGCTGTCCTTCCGCTTCTTCGACAAGCGGCCGGCCGGCTCGGTGTTGGTCCGCATTACGAACGACGTCAATTCGCTGCAGGATCTTTTTACCAACGGGGTCGTGAACGTGCTGATCGACTGTGTCCAGCTGCTAGGAATCATCGTGATTCTGCTGACCTTTAACGTGAAGCTGGGGCTCGCGATCATGCTGACGGTTCCCCTTATGTTTATGGTCTCGACCACCTTGCGCAAAAGAATCCGGCTCGCCTGGCAGGATGTGCGGATGAAGAACTCGAGAATCAACGCGCATCTAAACGAAAGCATCCAGGGCATGAGGGTAACCCAGGCCTACACGCAGGAAAAGGAAAACATGAAGTTCTTCAGCAACATGAACGGGGTTAACCGCGTGGCCTGGAACAAGGCATCGGCTCTTAATCAGAGCTTCGGGCCGATTATCGAAGTCACAGGCGCGATCGGGTATTGCATTCTGTTCTGGTATGGCGCCAAGCTCGTGCAGAATGGGGAAGTCTCCATCGGGGTATTGGTCGGCTTCGCTACCTATATCGGGCATTTCTGGGAGCCGATTAACCGGCTCGGTCAAATGTATTCCCAGCTTCTCATCGCCATGGCATCGTCGGAACGCATCTTTGAATTTATCGACGAAGAGCCTACGGTTGCGGAAAAAGGGAATGCGCCTGCGCTTCCGAGCATTCAAGGCCATATTCAATTCGACCATGTCGTATTCGAGTACGAGCCCGGCCGTCCGGCGCTGCACCGGTTCAACCTGAAGGTTCATGCCGGCCAATCGATAGCGCTCGTTGGGCATACAGGCTCCGGCAAGAGCACCATCATCAATCTGCTGTGCCGGTTCTACGACCCGGTCGAAGGAAGAGTTCTAATCGACGGCCACGATATCCGTGATGTGACGATTCAGAGCCTGAGGTCCCAAGTGGGCATTGTGCTTCAGGATACGTTCATCTTCTCCGGGACGATCCGGGACAACATCCGGTTCGGCCGGCTGGAAGCGACGGATGCCGAGGTGGAGGCGGCCGCCAAGGCTGTCCACGCTCACGATTTCATCGTGAGTCTGCCGAACGGCTACGATACGGAAGTACAGGAGCGGGGCAACATCCTGTCCATGGGGCAGCGGCAGCTTCTCTCCTTCGCCCGCGCGCTCCTCGCCGATCCCCGTGTCCTCATTCTGGATGAGGCGACGGCGAGCATCGACACCGAGACGGAGCTGAAAATCCAGGAAGCGCTGAAAACGCTCCTTCACGGCAGAACGTCGTTCATCATTGCCCACCGGCTGTCTACCATCCGCCATGCGGACAACATCGTGGTGCTGGACCATGGCAAAATGATGGAATCCGGCAGTCACGAGGATCTGATGCACAAGCAGGGAATCTACTATGGATTGATTCAGGCCCAGTACCGGTTCCTCAGTGAAGCGGCGGGGCAATAA